A single genomic interval of Cupriavidus sp. MP-37 harbors:
- the accC gene encoding acetyl-CoA carboxylase biotin carboxylase subunit: MFEKILIANRGEIALRIQRACRELGIKTVVVYSEADKEAKYVRLADEAVCIGPAPSPLSYLNMPAIISAAEVTDAQAIHPGYGFLSENADFAERVEKSGFVFIGPTADSIRLMGDKVSAKQAMIKAGVPCVPGSDGALPDDPKEILATARRVGYPVIIKAAGGGGGRGMRVVHTEAALINAVNMTREEAGRAFGNPEVYMEKFLENPRHVEIQILADQHKQAIWLGERDCSMQRRHQKVIEEAPAPHIPRRLIERIGDRCAEACKKMGYRGAGTFEFLYENNEFYFIEMNTRVQVEHPVTEMITGIDIVQEQIRIAFGEKLRFRQKDVQFRGHAVECRINAEDPFKFTPSPGRITAWHMPGGPGVRVDSHAYDGYFVPPNYDSMIGKIITYGATREQAIARMRIALSEMVVDGIQTNVPLHRELMMDANFVEGGTSIHYLEHRLAERAKA, encoded by the coding sequence ATGTTTGAAAAAATTCTGATCGCGAACCGCGGCGAAATCGCTCTTCGCATCCAGCGCGCCTGCCGCGAACTGGGCATCAAGACGGTCGTGGTGTACTCCGAGGCCGACAAGGAGGCCAAGTACGTGCGCCTGGCAGACGAAGCCGTCTGCATCGGCCCGGCCCCGTCGCCGCTGTCGTACCTGAACATGCCCGCCATCATCTCGGCCGCCGAGGTGACCGACGCGCAGGCCATCCACCCCGGCTACGGCTTCCTGTCCGAGAACGCGGACTTTGCCGAGCGCGTGGAAAAGTCGGGCTTCGTCTTCATCGGCCCGACCGCCGACAGCATCCGCCTGATGGGCGACAAGGTCTCGGCCAAGCAGGCCATGATCAAGGCCGGCGTGCCGTGCGTGCCCGGCTCGGACGGCGCCCTGCCCGACGATCCCAAGGAAATCCTGGCGACCGCGCGCCGCGTGGGCTACCCGGTGATCATCAAGGCCGCCGGCGGCGGCGGTGGCCGCGGCATGCGCGTGGTGCATACCGAAGCCGCGTTGATCAACGCCGTCAACATGACGCGCGAAGAAGCCGGCCGCGCCTTCGGCAATCCCGAGGTCTACATGGAGAAGTTCCTCGAGAACCCGCGCCATGTGGAAATCCAGATCCTGGCCGACCAGCACAAGCAGGCCATCTGGCTGGGCGAGCGCGACTGCTCGATGCAGCGCCGCCACCAGAAGGTGATCGAGGAAGCGCCCGCGCCGCATATCCCGCGCCGCCTGATCGAGCGCATCGGCGACCGCTGCGCCGAGGCCTGCAAGAAGATGGGCTACCGCGGCGCCGGCACCTTCGAGTTCCTGTACGAGAACAACGAGTTCTACTTCATCGAGATGAACACGCGCGTGCAGGTCGAGCACCCGGTCACCGAGATGATCACCGGCATCGACATCGTGCAGGAGCAGATCCGCATTGCCTTCGGCGAGAAGCTGCGCTTCCGCCAGAAGGACGTGCAGTTCCGCGGCCACGCCGTCGAATGCCGCATCAACGCCGAAGATCCGTTCAAGTTCACCCCGTCGCCGGGGCGCATCACGGCCTGGCACATGCCCGGCGGACCCGGTGTGCGGGTCGACTCGCACGCGTATGATGGCTACTTCGTCCCGCCCAACTACGATTCGATGATCGGCAAGATCATCACTTACGGCGCCACGCGCGAGCAGGCCATCGCCCGCATGCGCATCGCGCTGTCGGAAATGGTGGTGGACGGCATCCAGACCAACGTGCCGCTGCACCGCGAGCTGATGATGGACGCCAACTTCGTCGAAGGCGGCACCAGCATCCACTATCTCGAGCATCGCCTGGCAGAACGCGCGAAGGCCTGA